Proteins from one Sphingomonas sp. HF-S4 genomic window:
- the pepF gene encoding oligoendopeptidase F: protein MTELSRREALAAGALASLATALPAWAQVAKPAGAAWDLTELYPDEAAWDAARKGALAALPGIAKYKGRLGESAQVLAEALVLQSDIGRTIARVYTYVSLKGDEDVRVAAWQEKQAQAIDLYTAFGEATAWFAPEILTVGKSKVDGFIAANSALQSRFDFYLANIVRQAEHTLSPEGEALLAGAGAPLQAPGDISGQLRSSDIPWPTIKLSDGNQVRLDSQGYTLNRDAPNRTDRKAVFDAFWEAHGKFQNSFGATYNAKVKSDIFYAKARKYPTSLASALSGSNVPEAVYRTLVAETNKGLPQLHRYFELRRRMLKLPDIGYWDIYPPLVSLDRPFSLDQMRTLTLEAVKPLGTDYQARLAKATAAKWMDPWPREGKRPGAYMNPGAFDVHPYLLLNLSEKYDGLSTYAHEWGHALHSLLANAAQPYDKADYPIFLAEIASTLNEQLLVAHMLKGAKTKEEKLFYLGQQMENFRGTFFRQTMFAEFELKAHDLAEAGEGLSGRRFTDVYSNLLKRYHGPNMKLEAAYANEWAFIPHFYNSFYVYQYATCIAAATYFTQAILKGGPKERDNYLSVLKAGGSDYPVDILKRAGLDMASPAPYQALVASFKDTLDQAEALLG from the coding sequence ATGACCGAACTCTCCCGCCGCGAAGCGCTGGCTGCAGGTGCGCTCGCAAGCCTCGCCACCGCCCTCCCGGCCTGGGCACAGGTTGCCAAGCCGGCCGGTGCCGCGTGGGATCTGACCGAACTCTATCCCGACGAAGCCGCCTGGGATGCGGCGCGCAAGGGCGCGCTCGCGGCGCTTCCCGGCATCGCCAAGTACAAGGGTCGTCTCGGCGAGAGCGCACAGGTGCTGGCCGAGGCGCTCGTCCTCCAGTCCGACATTGGCCGGACGATCGCTCGCGTCTACACCTATGTCAGCCTGAAGGGCGACGAGGATGTCCGCGTCGCCGCGTGGCAGGAGAAGCAGGCGCAGGCGATCGACCTCTACACCGCGTTCGGCGAGGCGACCGCGTGGTTCGCGCCCGAGATCCTCACCGTTGGCAAGTCCAAGGTCGATGGCTTCATCGCCGCCAATTCGGCGCTCCAGTCGCGCTTCGACTTCTACCTCGCCAACATCGTCCGCCAGGCCGAGCACACGCTGTCTCCCGAAGGCGAGGCGCTGCTCGCCGGTGCCGGCGCGCCGCTCCAGGCACCGGGCGACATTTCCGGGCAGCTGCGCTCGTCGGACATCCCCTGGCCAACGATCAAGCTTTCGGACGGCAATCAGGTGCGGCTCGACAGCCAGGGCTATACGCTCAACCGCGATGCCCCCAACCGCACTGACCGCAAGGCGGTATTCGACGCGTTCTGGGAAGCGCACGGCAAGTTCCAGAACTCGTTCGGCGCGACCTACAACGCCAAGGTCAAGAGCGATATCTTCTATGCCAAGGCCCGGAAATACCCGACTTCGCTGGCCAGTGCGCTTTCGGGCAGCAACGTGCCCGAGGCGGTCTATCGCACGCTGGTCGCCGAGACCAACAAGGGGCTGCCCCAGCTCCACCGCTATTTCGAGCTGCGCCGGCGGATGCTCAAGCTTCCCGACATCGGCTATTGGGACATCTATCCGCCGCTCGTCTCGCTCGATCGGCCGTTCAGCCTCGATCAGATGCGCACGCTGACGCTCGAGGCGGTCAAGCCGCTTGGCACCGACTATCAGGCGCGCCTCGCCAAGGCGACCGCGGCCAAGTGGATGGATCCCTGGCCACGCGAGGGCAAGCGACCGGGCGCATACATGAATCCCGGCGCGTTCGACGTGCACCCTTATCTGCTGCTCAACCTCAGCGAGAAATATGACGGCCTCAGCACCTATGCGCACGAATGGGGCCACGCGCTCCACTCGCTGCTCGCCAACGCCGCGCAGCCTTATGACAAGGCCGATTATCCCATCTTCCTCGCCGAGATCGCCTCGACGCTCAACGAGCAGTTGCTCGTCGCACACATGCTCAAGGGCGCGAAAACCAAGGAGGAGAAGCTCTTCTATCTCGGCCAGCAGATGGAGAATTTCCGCGGCACCTTCTTCCGCCAGACGATGTTCGCCGAGTTCGAGCTCAAGGCCCACGACCTTGCCGAGGCCGGCGAGGGCCTGTCGGGGCGCAGGTTCACCGATGTCTATTCGAACCTGCTGAAGCGCTATCACGGCCCCAACATGAAGCTCGAAGCGGCTTATGCGAACGAGTGGGCGTTCATCCCGCACTTCTATAACAGCTTCTACGTCTATCAGTACGCCACATGCATCGCCGCGGCGACCTACTTCACCCAAGCGATCCTCAAGGGCGGGCCGAAGGAGCGCGACAATTACCTGTCGGTGCTCAAGGCCGGCGGCTCGGACTATCCGGTCGATATCCTCAAGCGCGCCGGTCTCGATATGGCCTCGCCCGCGCCCTACCAGGCGCTGGTCGCGAGCTTCAAGGACACGCTCGACCAAGCCGAGGCATTGCTGGGCTGA
- the groL gene encoding chaperonin GroEL (60 kDa chaperone family; promotes refolding of misfolded polypeptides especially under stressful conditions; forms two stacked rings of heptamers to form a barrel-shaped 14mer; ends can be capped by GroES; misfolded proteins enter the barrel where they are refolded when GroES binds): MAAKDVKFSRDARERILRGVDILADAVKVTLGPKGRNVVIDKSFGAPRITKDGVTVAKEIELKDKFENMGAQMVREVASKTNDVAGDGTTTATVLAQAIVREGMKSVAAGMNPMDLKRGIDLAVVKVVEDVKARSKPVAGTSEIAQVGIISANGDTVVGEKIAEAMEKVGKEGVITVEEAKGLDFELDVVEGMQFDRGYLSPYFITNPDKMTVELNDPYILIHEKKLSNLQAMLPILEAVVQSGRPLLIIAEDIEGEALATLVVNKLRGGLKVAAVKAPGFGDRRKAMLEDIAVLTKGEVISEDLGIKLETVTLGMLGTAKRVSIDKDNTTIVDGAGEAESIKGRTDAIRQQIENTTSDYDREKLQERLAKLAGGVAVIKVGGASEVEVKERKDRVDDALHATRAAVEEGIVPGGGTALLYATKVLEGLTGANEDQTRGVDIVRKSLTALVRQIAANAGHDGAVVSGKLLDQTDTSFGFNASTDTYENLVAAGVIDPTKVVRTALQNAASVAGLLITTEAAVSELPEDKPSMPPMGGGMGGMGGMDF, encoded by the coding sequence ATGGCAGCCAAGGACGTTAAGTTCAGCCGCGACGCGCGCGAGCGCATCCTGCGCGGCGTCGACATTCTCGCCGACGCGGTCAAGGTCACGCTGGGGCCGAAGGGCCGCAACGTCGTGATCGACAAGTCGTTCGGCGCACCGCGCATCACCAAGGACGGCGTCACCGTCGCCAAGGAAATCGAACTCAAGGACAAGTTCGAGAACATGGGCGCCCAGATGGTCCGCGAAGTCGCTTCGAAGACCAACGACGTCGCCGGCGACGGCACCACCACCGCCACCGTGCTGGCGCAGGCAATCGTCCGCGAGGGCATGAAGTCGGTCGCTGCCGGCATGAACCCGATGGACCTCAAGCGCGGCATCGACCTCGCAGTCGTCAAGGTCGTCGAGGACGTCAAGGCGCGCTCGAAGCCCGTCGCCGGCACCAGCGAGATCGCCCAGGTCGGCATCATCTCGGCCAATGGCGACACCGTCGTCGGCGAGAAGATCGCCGAGGCGATGGAGAAGGTCGGCAAGGAAGGCGTGATCACCGTCGAAGAGGCGAAGGGTCTCGATTTCGAGCTCGACGTCGTCGAGGGCATGCAGTTCGACCGCGGCTACCTGTCGCCCTACTTCATCACCAACCCCGACAAGATGACGGTCGAGCTCAACGACCCGTACATCCTGATCCACGAGAAGAAGCTGTCGAACCTGCAGGCGATGCTCCCGATCCTGGAAGCCGTCGTCCAGTCGGGCCGTCCGCTCCTGATCATCGCCGAGGACATCGAGGGCGAGGCGCTCGCCACGCTCGTCGTCAACAAGCTGCGCGGCGGCCTCAAGGTCGCAGCGGTCAAGGCACCGGGCTTCGGCGATCGTCGCAAGGCGATGCTCGAGGATATCGCCGTCCTCACCAAGGGCGAAGTCATCTCGGAAGACCTCGGCATCAAGCTCGAGACCGTGACGCTCGGCATGCTCGGCACCGCCAAGCGCGTGTCGATCGACAAGGACAACACCACCATCGTCGACGGTGCCGGTGAAGCCGAGTCGATCAAGGGCCGCACCGACGCGATCCGCCAGCAGATCGAGAACACCACCAGCGATTACGACCGTGAGAAGCTCCAGGAGCGTCTCGCCAAGCTCGCCGGCGGCGTTGCCGTGATCAAGGTCGGCGGTGCTTCGGAAGTCGAAGTCAAGGAGCGCAAGGACCGTGTCGACGACGCGCTGCACGCAACCCGCGCAGCCGTGGAAGAAGGCATCGTCCCCGGTGGCGGCACCGCGCTTCTCTATGCCACCAAGGTGCTCGAGGGCCTGACCGGCGCGAACGAGGATCAGACTCGCGGCGTCGACATCGTGCGCAAGTCGCTCACGGCGCTGGTTCGCCAGATCGCGGCGAATGCCGGCCATGACGGCGCAGTCGTCTCGGGCAAGCTGCTCGACCAGACCGACACGTCGTTCGGCTTCAACGCCTCGACCGACACGTACGAGAACCTGGTTGCGGCCGGCGTGATCGATCCGACCAAGGTCGTCCGCACCGCGCTGCAGAACGCGGCCTCGGTCGCCGGCCTGCTCATCACCACCGAAGCGGCGGTGAGCGAGCTTCCGGAAGACAAGCCCTCGATGCCCCCGATGGGCGGCGGCATGGGCGGCATGGGCGGCATGGACTTCTAA
- a CDS encoding FAD assembly factor SdhE: MDREHRLKRLRFRAWHRGVKEADLLIGGFFDAHSAGWDDSEIDLFEILMEEQDVDIMAWAMGTAAVPARYEGTIMNALKTLNYVPISK, from the coding sequence ATGGACCGCGAACATCGCCTCAAGCGCCTGCGCTTCCGTGCCTGGCATCGCGGCGTCAAGGAAGCCGACCTGCTGATCGGCGGCTTCTTCGACGCGCATTCGGCCGGCTGGGACGATTCCGAGATCGACCTGTTCGAGATCCTGATGGAGGAACAGGACGTCGATATCATGGCCTGGGCAATGGGAACCGCGGCGGTCCCGGCGCGCTACGAGGGCACGATCATGAACGCGCTCAAGACCCTGAACTACGTGCCGATTTCTAAGTAA
- the groES gene encoding co-chaperone GroES — MSFRPLHDRVLVRRVEAEEKTAGGIIIPDTAKEKPQEGEVVAVGTGTKSEDGKVTPLDVKAGDRILFGKWSGTEVKVNGEDLLIMKESDILGIVG, encoded by the coding sequence ATGAGCTTTCGTCCGTTGCATGACCGCGTGCTCGTCCGTCGTGTCGAAGCCGAGGAAAAGACCGCAGGCGGGATCATCATCCCCGACACCGCCAAGGAAAAGCCGCAGGAAGGCGAAGTCGTCGCTGTTGGCACCGGCACCAAGTCCGAGGACGGCAAGGTGACCCCGCTCGACGTCAAGGCTGGCGACCGCATCCTGTTCGGCAAGTGGTCGGGCACCGAGGTCAAGGTCAATGGCGAAGACCTGCTGATCATGAAGGAATCCGACATCCTCGGGATCGTCGGCTAA
- the mfd gene encoding transcription-repair coupling factor, with protein MPDLKKILSATRALTLSGAPTGFLPWMLADLARAGGVAVFVAPDEAAMRAVASTAPYFAPELDILSYPAWDCLPYDRASPTLRVMSERLATLHALQGKSEKPRLIVTTVNAATQRTLTPFRIRQLVARLAPGERIGLDKLAALLQANGYVRVDTVNDAGEFAVRGGLVDLFPSGAEQALRLDFFGDEIESVRTFAPEDQRTTGRVDGFTLLPASEALLDEESIKRFRTRYREKFGANATGDPLYQAISDGRRLAGMEHWLPLFEERLDTLFAHLPDDAVIVRDTAASGAADQRFEAIADYQENRVRAESTAPGSYRPLAADALYLPPDEWAKALDHGPVHIATPFHEPESATVLDFLVDGPRDFAPERAAGTNVYEAVVAHLAKVRKDGRKPILASYSNGARERLSGLLADHGLKGARNAESWQEALGTADKGIALVVLPLDHGFAAPDVALLTEQDMLGDRLVRRAKRRKNTDAFLQELATLSPGDLVVHIEHGIGRYDGLTQIPVQKAPHDCVALEYAGGDKLYVPVENLEVLSRYGAGEEGASLDRLGGEAWQRRKSRMKERIQEIAGELIATAAKRATRPAEIAEPDHGGYPAFVDRFPYEETDDQDRAIGDVLSDLAAGRPMDRLIVGDVGFGKTEVALRAAFVAAMSGMQVAVVCPTTLLARQHHRNFVERFQGFPIEVGRLSRLVPAAEAKAVKEGVAEGKIDVVVGTHAILSKTLDFKRLGLVIVDEEQRFGVTHKERLKAMKADVHVLTLTATPIPRTLQMAMSGLRELSVIQTPPVDRLAVRTYVMPWDPVVLREALLREHYRGGQAYFVTPRISDLPDIEKFLREDVPEITYVVAHGQMAPTEVEERMSAFYDRKYDLLVSTTIIESGLDIPSANTLIVNRADKFGLAQLYQIRGRVGRSKTRAYAYMTTPPERQMTEAASKRLKVLSDLESLGAGFQLASHDLDIRGAGNLLGDEQSGHIKEVGYELYQSMLEEAIMEAKAGGLRDDIRPKDLSPSITVDAPIMIPEDYVPDLDLRMGLYRRLNDVEDKQGIEAFAAEMIDRFGTLPEATANLITLIEAKLNAKRACIAKIDVGPKGALVTFHEDKFPNVPGLLAYVDKLGETARLRPDMRLVINRAWANPQARLHGALQLSRGLAKAAG; from the coding sequence ATGCCCGACCTCAAGAAGATCCTCTCCGCCACGCGCGCCCTTACGCTTTCGGGGGCGCCCACGGGCTTCCTCCCCTGGATGCTCGCCGATCTGGCACGCGCTGGCGGCGTGGCCGTGTTCGTCGCGCCCGACGAAGCGGCGATGCGCGCGGTCGCCTCTACCGCCCCCTATTTCGCGCCCGAGCTCGACATCCTGAGCTATCCCGCCTGGGACTGCCTTCCTTATGACCGCGCCAGCCCGACGCTGCGGGTGATGTCCGAACGGCTGGCGACGCTCCACGCGTTGCAGGGCAAGTCTGAAAAACCGCGCCTGATCGTCACCACGGTCAATGCCGCGACCCAGCGTACGCTGACGCCGTTCCGCATCCGCCAGCTCGTCGCGCGGCTCGCCCCAGGCGAGCGGATCGGCCTCGACAAGCTCGCCGCGCTGCTCCAGGCCAATGGCTATGTTCGCGTCGACACGGTCAACGACGCCGGCGAATTCGCCGTCCGCGGCGGGCTGGTCGACCTGTTCCCATCGGGTGCCGAGCAGGCGCTGCGGCTCGACTTCTTCGGCGACGAGATCGAGAGCGTGCGCACCTTCGCACCCGAGGACCAGCGCACTACCGGCCGCGTCGACGGCTTCACGCTGCTCCCCGCCTCTGAGGCGCTGCTCGACGAGGAATCGATCAAGCGATTCCGCACGCGATACAGGGAAAAGTTCGGCGCCAATGCCACCGGCGATCCGCTGTACCAGGCAATCAGCGATGGCCGCCGGCTGGCGGGCATGGAGCACTGGCTGCCGCTGTTCGAGGAGCGGCTCGACACCCTTTTCGCGCACCTTCCCGACGATGCGGTGATCGTCCGCGATACTGCCGCCAGCGGCGCCGCCGATCAGCGTTTCGAGGCGATCGCCGACTATCAGGAGAACCGCGTCCGCGCCGAATCGACTGCGCCGGGCAGCTATCGCCCGCTCGCCGCCGACGCGCTGTATTTGCCGCCCGACGAATGGGCGAAGGCGCTCGACCACGGCCCGGTCCATATCGCGACGCCGTTCCACGAGCCCGAAAGCGCCACCGTGCTCGACTTCCTCGTCGATGGCCCGCGCGACTTCGCCCCCGAGCGCGCCGCGGGTACCAATGTCTACGAGGCCGTGGTCGCGCACCTCGCCAAGGTCCGGAAAGACGGCCGCAAGCCGATCCTCGCCAGCTATTCGAACGGCGCGCGCGAGCGCCTGTCGGGCCTGCTCGCCGATCACGGGCTCAAGGGCGCGCGCAATGCCGAGAGCTGGCAGGAGGCGCTGGGCACCGCCGACAAGGGGATCGCCCTCGTCGTCCTCCCCCTCGACCACGGCTTCGCCGCGCCCGACGTCGCGTTGCTCACCGAGCAGGACATGCTCGGCGACCGTCTCGTCCGCCGCGCCAAGCGGCGGAAGAATACCGACGCGTTCCTCCAGGAACTCGCCACGCTCTCGCCCGGCGACCTGGTCGTCCATATCGAGCACGGCATCGGCCGCTATGACGGGCTGACCCAGATCCCGGTGCAGAAGGCGCCGCACGATTGCGTCGCGCTCGAATATGCCGGCGGCGACAAGCTTTACGTCCCCGTCGAGAATCTCGAGGTGCTCAGCCGCTATGGCGCGGGCGAGGAAGGCGCGAGCCTCGACAGGCTGGGCGGCGAGGCGTGGCAGCGCCGCAAGTCGCGGATGAAGGAGCGGATCCAGGAGATCGCCGGCGAGCTGATCGCCACCGCGGCCAAGCGCGCCACGCGCCCCGCCGAAATCGCCGAGCCCGATCATGGCGGCTATCCCGCCTTCGTCGATCGCTTCCCGTATGAGGAAACCGACGACCAGGACCGCGCGATCGGCGATGTCCTGTCCGATCTCGCCGCCGGCCGCCCGATGGACCGGCTGATCGTCGGCGATGTCGGCTTCGGCAAGACCGAAGTCGCGCTGCGCGCCGCCTTCGTCGCCGCGATGTCGGGGATGCAGGTCGCCGTGGTCTGCCCGACGACCCTGCTCGCGCGCCAGCACCACCGCAATTTCGTCGAGCGCTTCCAGGGCTTCCCGATCGAAGTCGGCCGCCTCTCGCGCCTCGTTCCCGCCGCGGAGGCCAAGGCCGTCAAGGAAGGCGTCGCCGAGGGCAAGATCGACGTCGTCGTCGGCACCCATGCAATCCTTTCCAAGACGCTCGACTTCAAGCGGCTGGGCCTCGTCATCGTCGACGAGGAGCAGCGCTTCGGCGTCACCCACAAGGAGCGGCTCAAGGCGATGAAGGCGGACGTCCACGTTCTCACCCTCACCGCCACGCCGATCCCGCGCACGCTGCAGATGGCGATGAGCGGGCTGCGCGAGCTCTCGGTGATCCAGACCCCACCGGTGGATCGCCTCGCGGTGCGGACTTATGTCATGCCGTGGGATCCCGTCGTGCTGCGCGAGGCGCTGCTGCGCGAGCATTATCGCGGCGGCCAGGCCTATTTCGTCACCCCGCGCATCTCGGACCTGCCCGATATCGAGAAGTTCCTGCGCGAGGACGTGCCCGAGATCACCTACGTCGTCGCGCACGGCCAGATGGCGCCGACCGAAGTCGAGGAGCGGATGTCCGCCTTCTACGACCGCAAATACGATCTGCTGGTCTCGACCACGATCATCGAATCCGGGCTCGACATCCCGAGCGCCAACACGCTGATCGTCAACCGCGCCGACAAGTTCGGCCTGGCGCAGCTCTATCAGATCCGCGGGCGGGTCGGGCGCTCCAAGACCCGCGCCTATGCGTACATGACCACCCCGCCCGAGCGACAGATGACCGAGGCGGCGAGCAAGCGCCTCAAGGTGCTATCCGATCTCGAATCGCTGGGCGCCGGCTTCCAGCTCGCATCCCATGACCTCGACATCCGCGGCGCGGGCAATCTGCTCGGCGACGAGCAGTCGGGCCACATCAAGGAAGTCGGCTACGAACTCTACCAGTCGATGCTCGAGGAGGCGATCATGGAGGCCAAGGCCGGCGGGCTGCGCGACGACATCCGCCCCAAGGATTTGTCGCCGTCGATCACCGTCGATGCGCCGATCATGATCCCCGAGGACTATGTCCCCGATCTCGATCTCCGCATGGGCCTGTATCGCCGCCTCAACGATGTCGAGGACAAGCAGGGCATCGAGGCATTCGCCGCCGAGATGATCGACCGCTTCGGCACGCTCCCCGAGGCGACCGCGAACCTCATCACGCTGATCGAGGCGAAGCTCAATGCGAAGCGCGCGTGCATCGCCAAGATCGATGTCGGCCCAAAGGGCGCGCTGGTCACCTTCCACGAAGACAAGTTCCCCAACGTCCCCGGCCTGCTCGCCTATGTCGACAAGCTCGGCGAGACCGCGCGGCTGCGCCCCGACATGCGGCTGGTCATCAACCGCGCCTGGGCGAACCCGCAGGCCCGGCTCCACGGCGCGCTGCAATTGTCGCGTGGGCTGGCAAAGGCGGCGGGCTGA
- the recG gene encoding ATP-dependent DNA helicase RecG, protein MRPDILNPLFAEITALKGVGAALSKPLEKLGLARAVDVAFHLPTGFVDRLPRTELDAADAGRVIAITLTAVSYRFGSSPRSPARVQAVDAHGNTVSLVYFRGNSGWVKKLHPEGELRWVSGKLEQYGQELQLVHPESLPLDEVEAAGGREAIYRCSEGLTSKRIAALAAQAIERAPDLPEWIEPSLKARNDWPGWREALVRIHADPADAKARERLAYDEILANQLALLLVSGAARAKRGRALQGDGRLRDKLKLPYAPTGAQARTIREIEGDMAQSRPMLRLLQGDVGSGKTLVATMALLIAAEAGAQGAMLAPTEILARQHFDTLNRTLSGMGVRVAILTGRDKGRAREATLMGLAAGEIDILVGTHAIFQQGVEYRDLGLVVVDEQHRFGVAERLMLQSKALVPPHLLAMTATPIPRTLQLASHGEMDVSRLDEMPPGREPVETSVIAEDKLEAVIAGLGRHLDTGKQAYWVCPLVEESEKTDMAAAEARAAELTMRFGDRVGLVHGRMKGPEKDAVMARFAAGALGVLVATTVIEVGVDVPNATLIVIEHADRFGLAQLHQLRGRVGRGGGKSHCILLRGSGLSETSRARLALMRDTNDGFLIAERDLELRGAGELLGTRQSGEQQFRLTPPELMGPLLERANADARLLVDQDRDLKTARGEAARTALYLFERDAAVALLRSG, encoded by the coding sequence ATGCGGCCCGACATACTCAATCCACTGTTCGCCGAGATCACCGCGCTGAAAGGCGTAGGCGCAGCCTTGTCCAAGCCGCTCGAGAAATTGGGGCTGGCGCGGGCGGTGGACGTCGCCTTCCATCTGCCGACCGGCTTCGTCGATCGGCTGCCGCGCACCGAACTCGACGCCGCCGATGCCGGGCGCGTGATCGCGATCACGCTGACCGCAGTGAGCTATCGCTTCGGATCGAGCCCGCGGTCGCCGGCGCGGGTGCAGGCAGTGGATGCGCACGGCAACACCGTGAGCCTGGTCTATTTCCGCGGCAATTCGGGCTGGGTGAAGAAGCTGCACCCCGAGGGCGAGCTGCGCTGGGTATCGGGCAAGCTCGAGCAATATGGCCAGGAACTGCAGCTGGTCCATCCCGAGTCGCTACCGCTCGATGAGGTCGAGGCGGCCGGCGGGCGCGAGGCGATCTATCGCTGCTCGGAAGGCCTCACCTCGAAGCGGATCGCGGCGCTGGCGGCGCAGGCGATCGAGCGCGCGCCCGATCTGCCCGAATGGATCGAGCCGAGCCTCAAGGCGCGCAACGACTGGCCGGGCTGGCGCGAGGCGCTGGTGCGCATCCATGCCGACCCTGCCGATGCCAAGGCGCGCGAGCGGCTTGCCTATGACGAGATCCTCGCAAACCAGCTCGCGCTGCTGCTGGTGAGCGGGGCGGCGCGTGCCAAGCGCGGGCGGGCGCTACAGGGCGACGGGCGGCTGCGCGACAAGCTCAAGCTCCCTTATGCGCCCACCGGCGCGCAGGCGCGGACGATCCGCGAGATCGAAGGCGACATGGCGCAGTCCCGCCCGATGCTGCGGCTGCTCCAGGGCGATGTCGGCTCGGGCAAGACCTTGGTCGCGACGATGGCGCTGCTGATCGCTGCCGAGGCCGGCGCGCAGGGGGCGATGCTCGCGCCGACCGAGATCCTCGCGCGCCAGCATTTCGACACACTCAACCGCACGCTCTCGGGGATGGGCGTTCGCGTTGCGATCCTCACCGGGCGCGACAAGGGCCGCGCGCGGGAAGCGACGCTGATGGGGCTCGCCGCGGGCGAGATCGACATCCTGGTGGGAACGCACGCGATCTTCCAGCAGGGCGTGGAGTATCGCGATCTCGGCCTGGTGGTGGTCGACGAGCAGCATCGCTTCGGGGTGGCCGAGCGGCTGATGCTCCAATCCAAGGCGCTGGTTCCCCCGCATTTGCTGGCGATGACCGCGACGCCGATCCCGCGCACGCTCCAGCTCGCCTCGCACGGCGAGATGGACGTCAGCCGCCTCGACGAGATGCCGCCGGGGCGCGAGCCGGTCGAGACGAGCGTGATCGCCGAGGACAAGCTCGAGGCGGTGATCGCGGGGCTGGGACGCCATCTCGATACGGGGAAGCAGGCCTATTGGGTGTGCCCGCTGGTCGAGGAAAGCGAGAAGACCGACATGGCCGCCGCCGAGGCGCGCGCGGCCGAGCTGACGATGCGCTTCGGCGACCGGGTCGGGCTCGTTCATGGGCGGATGAAGGGGCCCGAAAAGGATGCGGTAATGGCGCGCTTCGCCGCGGGTGCGCTTGGCGTGCTGGTCGCGACGACGGTGATCGAGGTCGGGGTCGATGTGCCCAATGCCACGCTGATCGTGATCGAGCATGCCGACCGCTTCGGGCTCGCCCAGCTCCACCAGCTGCGCGGGCGCGTCGGGCGCGGCGGCGGCAAGTCGCACTGCATCCTGCTGCGCGGGAGCGGGCTGAGCGAGACTTCGCGCGCGCGGCTGGCGCTGATGCGCGACACCAATGACGGCTTCTTGATCGCCGAGCGCGACTTGGAGCTGCGCGGTGCCGGCGAGTTGCTCGGCACGCGCCAGTCGGGCGAGCAGCAATTCCGGCTGACCCCGCCCGAGCTGATGGGACCGCTGCTCGAGCGCGCCAACGCCGATGCGCGACTGCTGGTCGATCAGGACCGCGACCTCAAGACGGCGCGGGGCGAGGCAGCGCGGACGGCGCTCTATCTGTTCGAGCGCGACGCCGCGGTCGCGCTGCTGCGCTCGGGCTAG
- a CDS encoding PilZ domain-containing protein, with amino-acid sequence MSFSFGNAAMADDRQEMRDDVHYRARAFGPDARPLTFLVVNISPHGLMARCDATFEVGDRLRIVLPIAGSVTGEVRWCLGGRLGCQFDPAIDLATYYELIAALLKGKA; translated from the coding sequence GTGAGTTTCAGCTTCGGCAATGCAGCGATGGCCGACGACCGGCAGGAAATGCGCGATGACGTGCATTACCGTGCCCGTGCCTTTGGGCCGGACGCGCGCCCGCTCACGTTCCTGGTCGTCAACATCTCGCCGCACGGGTTGATGGCGCGCTGCGATGCGACGTTCGAGGTCGGCGACCGCCTGCGCATCGTGCTTCCGATCGCGGGTTCGGTAACCGGCGAAGTCCGCTGGTGCCTCGGCGGGCGTCTCGGCTGCCAGTTCGATCCGGCGATCGACCTCGCCACCTATTACGAACTCATCGCCGCGCTCTTGAAGGGCAAGGCCTAG